A stretch of DNA from Methanosarcinales archaeon:
AATAGAATTATATTCAAACTATTTAAATATTGTCAATTAATTAGGGACACGACCTGATTTTGCAAATTTATAATTATTAGAAACAATAAGAATATCTTTTAGATTCAGAAAAGTAAGTTCTTCAAAGAAATCTTCTAAAGAGCAGTTTTCGGATAACTCACCCTCTTTAATACGCAATAATTCAGTAATAACTCCATTAGGTATTTTTGTCTTCCAATTAATTCCAAAATTTATTAAAAAAATCTCATTTGAAATAAATTTTCTAAGAATCGGTTCAAATGTATTTATGAGAATATCATAACCATAGGTTCTATTTAATCTTTTATTTTCAATCGACATTTTTCCTCAATCATATTTTAAAGTGCTTTAATAGTGTATGGATTCTGCAATTGATAATAAACATAAATTAATATTTTATAAAGATTTGTTTTTAAAAATCAAAATAATTATCCTCTAGTAAGTACTCACTGTAATTTCAAAATATGCCCCATCGAGCATAAATCCCCCCTACTATAACCATCCCCGTACTAAGTACGAGCTCTTCGTACATTTAAATAAAACGGTTTGTTGCTTTGAATCCTGTTTTATGGTTATTTATCTAAAACAGGAAATTATTTTCCTTCCTTTAATGCTGGTTGCCGAAAATAAGGTCAACTACACAATCCATGAAACCCCATCTCGAAGTCACCAATATACCTCGGACAAATATCCAAAACCTGCAGATTCCGTTATAAGAAATTCACCCCCATTCCAACATCACAAATTCGACATCTATCTCCACCATTCAAAGGAACCTGATCCCCTCAGGCAATTCCCCAACGATCTTCCTGAAAGCCTCAGGCCACTTATCAGGATCCAGCCCCTTTTGAGCATAAAAAGCACTCGCCCAGCGTTCAAGCCCTATCCCGCTGCAGCCTGACCATAGTGCCTGGTTGCTCTGGTGCTTTACATTGAAACCTTTGGGATACTTATCACCGTTCACGCTCATGTTCTGGAACTCCAGCCATTCCGCATCCTCGCCCCTGTATGGCATGGAGGCCTCGTAATCGATGGTGCCTACCCGGCTCTCGGTAGCGAGGCCGGTCAGTCCCTCCTGCGCCATGAACCAGGGTGTCACCCAGGCCATTCTCCATTCCAGGTCCAGGATATCGTTGAAAATGTGACTGTACCGCTTCTGCATGGCCTCGGAATGGGCCACCACCTGCTCGGGCGTGCCAACGAAAACCAGCTCCATGCGGTGGAACTCATCCACCCGCTCCATACCGTGGAGACCGCCGCTCTCATATCGGTGGGATGTCCCGCTGCGGTCGAACACGAACAGAGGCAGGTTGTCGTCAGGCAGGGTCTCACCCTGCAGGAAAGGCCAGAACGGCGGGCACTGGGCATAACATAAGCCTCCGATGGGTTTATCGATCTTCTCAGCCACCATATCCAGCGGCACCTCCAGCGTGACCTTGTAGTGATCTATCACCTCTTCCCAGAACTCGGGGTCCCTGGTCTTGGGCGGGCACACGTAATAGATCTCAGGATACACACCCTTGGCATGACCCGAGCGCTGCCACACGTCCCAGGTGACCAGTTTCGGAAATATCATCTCCCTGTACCCCAGCGGTTTAATGATCTCTTCCACCACGATCCTCTCGAAAGCCCTGAACACTGCCACGCTCTGGGGACCGTGTATCCACTGGCCCCTGCTGCTGCCCCGTTTGATCCAGCCCAGCTTCATCAGCTCCTGGGTAGGGTCTGTTGTGAACAAAGGCTCCTTTTTCCCGCTTTCCCACAACAGGTGCCAGTGTTCGGCCTTGCCCCCGTAATCCTGTGCCGCCACCTTATCCTCTAAAAGCGATATGATGCGATCAGGCACCCGGTTCTCGATCTCTGCCTGGCCCAGTTCCAGTGAAAGCACTATGGCTCCGTCAATATATTCCATACTCTTCACGTATGGTATCTTCATCTGCTTCAACGGTTTCCGGGCCGGGATATGCACCATGAATTCAGGTATCTCAAGACCCCTGACACCTATCCTGTGCTCCTTTCCCAGCATCCCGGCCAGGGGTTTGCGAAGCCGCAAAATTGCATCATGGGCCCGTACATGCCTGCCAGACGTGATCTCAACAAATATTCCATCACTGGTAACATCCTGTGCAGTTATTTTGGCACCCTGCCCCTCGGGTGCTCCTTTGGAAAGCACAGTTCCCTGGGCATTTGTTAACAGCTCAATTATTGCGTCCTTCGCTGGAGTGGGGTCTGCACTTGTCTTGAAAAGTCCTTGAAGTCTAAACTGGAGTTCCATTAATCGTCATTCCTTTTGTGAATATTTTTCTTATTATCAACAGTAGTAAGTACATCAGCTGCAATTCTGGCATTTAAAATATAATCGTCTACAGTAGCAATTAAACTTCCCATTTTTTCTGACTCGAAATAGGTCGTGACAGCCATCTCCCCATATTCGGTTCTCATACTATTCATGTTATCAGGCTCAAGCGCTCGCGTGATCATGCCAGCCAGTTCAGGGGCCTTCTCATCCCTTATTTCGATCTTTCCCCTGATCTTCATCCCAGCTGGCCTCCGACTATCTTATCCACTGCTCCCAAAAACTCATCAATTGCCTGAGGCGGAATACTGGCCCCTGATGCAACATTATGACCTCCGCCCTGGCCGCCCACACCGGCAGCAGCTTCACGCATGGCAACGCCAAGGTCAAGTCCTTTATCCACCAGTCGCCTGGTACCCCTGGCCGATACTTTGACAACATCTTTCACAATATTCAATGTAATAAATGGTTTATCAGGACATACATACCGTATCAATGTGCCTGCAATAATACCGGTCCCGGAAGCATCTTCCAGTGCCACGTATCTTATATGGTCCATTTCCCTGATCAATTTCTCGCCAGCCTTTACCTGCTCAAACACTGTCTTCTGGTATTTGGAAGATATCCTGGCCGCCTCTTCAATCACACTGGCATCTCTCATGCACAGTGCCAGGCCCAGGGCTGGCAGGTCCATTTTCCCGCAGCAGTTAAGCATCCATTCCAGGCTGTAGATATTTGATACCACTTCCTTGTTCAGTATCAACACATCTCCCACTATGGACTGAGTAACAGCCGGTTCAGCCCTGCCAGCAATTTTCAATGCCATGGCCGAAGCCAGTTTACTAATGTCCTTCGCCCCCATGTCCAGTATATTGCCATTCACTCCCAGCTCTTCTATAAATCGATCTGTAGCTTCCCTGTCCCCCGCTATGTCAAGATACGGCTCAAGCAGGGTCAGCAGTACCTCATCCACGGGCCCGTCCGGTATCCTGAGGCCTTTTCTAACAGATATGACTCCCGCGTTCTGGCCCTCCAGCAGGATTTCCAGATTTGGCCCTTCCATTCTCTGTTTATCTCCCACTGCCCCTGTTAATGCCAGACCCGCCAGATCAACATTATCACCCATGGCCCGGGCCACGAAATAAGCAGTCCCGGAAGCAGATAGTAACGTAGCTCCATCAATACCCACCACCTGAGGATTGACATGGACCCAACCTGAATGGTCACCAATGACCTGATGGTGGTCGATTATGAATACATCATCCTTTATCCGGTTAACCAGATCAGGCTGGCCGCTGCCCATATCACAGAACACAACAGCACTGCCTTCTCCATAATTGTCGATGCTATCGACCACATCCTGATTAAAGCTACTTACTATCGAGGTCCTGAAAATAATATTGGATCTCAGCAGTGCATTAGAAATAATCCCGCCGGCAGTAATGCCATCCGCGTCATTATGGGATATGACCCTGACAAAACTATAATTTTCAAGTGCTTTTGCAGCTTTTTCTGCCAGAGAGACCAATCTAGCTGTCATCCCAGGAATAATGGTAAAAATAGATGAAATAGTTGATGGATATCCCACCAACTATATGGTTGTACTACTGGTGAATATTACTCAGTAATAAATCTCTCAGCAGTATCTGGATTGTATTTCCAGTCTTTTGGTAATAAACCTGTGCAGCGATAGTATTTTGCAAGTCTTCGCACTTTTGCTTCAGTGAGATTCAAAGCCCTTTTATTGTGGTTATCTTTATGATTTGATGCAATATGGACCCTAAGTCTCAATGCTTTGGTAATAAGATTGGTAAAATCCTCTGGCAACTTTGGTGCTGCATCATATCCTTCAAGTATCTTACTGACCTTCTTACCTGTAGATAATGTGATATCAGGGACCCCGTACATGTCCCTCATGATAATACCTATTTTGCTGGTAGAATTCCCCTCGTTGGCAAGCTCTACCACTTTTTTTTCTATTTCATCAGATGAAAAGGTGACCCATTGCGGGGCTTCTGTTCTCAAAGGTTTTGTGGACCTTGAGGAGCCCTTTCTTCTGGTATGCATTTTAGCCAAATATTGTTCCTCCAATTATGATAATATTGAAATTTTAATGTTTGATTTTTTGTGGCGAAGCAAAGTGTACTTATAATCACACTATATAATATATATGTTGCGCAGATTCAACCCACTATGAATTCGTATTATTTTTATAGTGATATTGTAGTCTAATATACATGGTCAATAATCTGGAAAACATATTAAGCGGAGGATTTCATACCTGGTCCCGCAATATCAATATTGCTGTCCCATTGATCATCAATGAACTGATCCAATTACTCATCCTGATATTGTCACTAGCGATAGGCATGTTAATGTTATTAGGGGTCAATTCGGCTGAGGAGATCGCTCTTATGAATGAAGATGAGATCGCCTCATTATTAATATCCTCATCCCAGGATAAACTTCCTGCCCTGATAATTTTTGTTATATTGATTTTTGGAATTTTGTTACTATTTGACTCATACTTCATAGCAGGAGCGATTGGCATGGGACAAAATGCCACATCATCAGGAGATACAGGCATACATGACATGCTATCTTCTGGCGGCATGAATTTTATTAATGTATTTCTGGCCAACGTATTATTAATTTTAATAAAATTCGTAGGAGTAATTTGTGTAGTACCTGGCGCCATCATTGTCAGGAACAATATGGAATTGATAGCGGCCAATCAGCTTACTGCAGGTATATTGCTGCTGCTGGCAGGTTTTGGAATCTGGATGATATATTTGTTGATATTGGATATAATATTCAAACCTGTATTGTACATTATTGTTGTAGAAAACATTGATGCAGTGGATGGGATAGTCCAAGGATTAAGGTTCTTTATGGAAAATAAGCTAAGTATATTTTTTATCTGGCTATTTATTTTTTTGATCACGCTAATCATAAACATAATATTCTACTTTATCAGCTACATCATATCTTTCGCAGAAATTGAAGAATTGGATTTTGCCTGGTCATTCGGAAGCCAGTTATTGATCATCCTCACTTTGCAACCATTAATAATTATCTGGTGGACCAGGTTGTATATGGTCAGAACAGAAAAATTTATCTATAGTAATGATTTACTGACGCCCTCCTGGGATGCATAATATTTATAGCATCCATGCATTACGAACCCGTTATAACCAAGTAAGGGATAGATTATGGACAAGTATGACAGTGTGATGGAACTTGCAAAGAGACGGGGTTTCCTCTGGAATTCATTTGAGATATATGGCGGATCAGCCGGGTTTTATGATTACGGGCCGTTAGGAGCCATGTTAAAGCGCAGAATAGAAAATATCTGGCGGGATATTTTTGTTGTAAATGAGGGATATTATGAGATCGAAGCACCTACCATTGGCATTGAGGATGTGTTTGTGGCTTCAGGTCATGTGGGTGGATTCTCTGACCCTTTGTCAGAATGCCAGAAATGCCATGAAGCATTCAGGGCAGATCATCTTGTCCAGGATGTCGTAGATAATCCTGACACTTTATCATCAGCCGAAATCAGTGAAATAATAACAAAGAATCTTATCAAATGCCCGGACTGTGGTGGGGAATTGGGAGATGCATATGAGTTCAACCTGATGTTTAGCACAAATATCGGTCCCGGCTCAAAACGTACGGGTTACCTGCGGCCCGAGACTGCACAGGGTATGTTCGTTGATTTTCCCAGACTCCTTCGTTTCTACAGGGAAAAATTGCCTTTCGGAGTCTCACAGATCGGAAAGGCTTACCGCAATGAGATATCACCACGGCAGGGTGTAATTCGTCTGCGGGAATTCACCCAGGCAGAAGCCGAGATATTCGTAGACCCAAAAAATAAGAATCATCCAAAATTTGAGAGTATTTCAGGAAAAAAACTGACATTATATTCAGATCCTGCTCAATCCAATGGCAGTGACCAGGTAGAAATGAGCATGGAGAATGCTGTGCAGCAAGGTACTATCGCTCACCAGTTTCTGGCTTATTCCATGATACTGACCCAGGAATTCCTGTTGCGTGTGGGCATATCGCATGATCGTCTGCGGTTCAGGCAACACATGAAGGACGAGATGGCCCATTATGCTATTGATTGCTGGGACGCCGAGATATTATCTGACAGGTTCGGTTGGGTTGAAATTGTGGGGATAGCAGATCGTACAGATTATGACCTCAAAGCCCACAGCACGGTCAGTAAGACTGATCTATCAGTCTACGTGGAATATGATGAACCAAAAAGTACAGACAAGCTTTTAATTAAACCTGATATGGGTAAGATAGGACCGGCATATAAAGGCAAGGCAAAAGCAGTTGTGGAAGCATTACAGTCACTGGATGCAAATGATCAACAAGATGGGGAGATCAGGATCACTGTTGATGGGGAACAGATCACCATACCTCCCGATATGTTCCAGATCCAGAAAGTTACCGAAACTGTGAGGGGCGAGAATATCGTGCCCCACGTTATAGAACCGTCTTTCGGGATCGACAGGATCACATATGGAGTGCTTGAACATGCTTACAGGGAAGAGGATGTTGAAGGCGAGGACGAGTCAAGGATCGTACTGGGCTTAAAAGGTGAAGTAGCTCCTGTCCAGGTTGCCATATTGCCCTTATTGACCAGGCAGGAACTCATAGGACCTGCCAGAGAGATCGAATCCTCATTAAAAAAGAAGGGCATAATGGTGGGCTATGACGATTCAGGCACTATCGGCAGGCGGTACCGCAGAAATGACGAGATCGGTACACCCTATTCAATTACCGTTGATTATGATACACTTGAGGACGGAACGGTAACCATCAGGGATATTGAAACAATGAAACAGGTGCGATCCCCGGTGATAAATATAGCTGACACCATATTTGATCTGATTTATGGGAATCTTCAATTCCAGGATGCTGGTACACAGGTCACCTAATAATTTTACGTTATGGTCAGTATAATCTTAAAAGAGATCCTCAGAAAATCCATTCACCTATTAGGAATACTTATTCCTGGAATTTATTATTTCATTGACCGCAGCACTGCCATTCTCTGGTTAAGCCTCATTGTAGGTGTGCTGTTCATTGCAGAATGGATGAGATTACGCGAAATTATCAGCTTTCCCAGCATCATTCTGCGTTCCCATGAAGTGCATAAAGTTGCAGGACATCTCTATTTGATGGCATCAGCCTTGATCGTCATTGCCCTGTTTTCCAAGACTATTGCCATTGCTGCAATTACCATGGCTGTTATTGGTGATACATCTTCAGGTATTGTGGGTGCACTGTGGGGAAAAAAAGCCCATGTCAGGCACACCAGGTTACCTCTCAAACCCGCCCCCATATTGCTTGTTATGTTTTTAACTAGCTTTATCTCAGGATACCTGGCAACTCTTGCTCCACGATTAGACACACTGCCTGTATTTTCATTAGCACTGGGAGCCCTGGGTGCTATGCTTGCAGATGGGATCCCATGGCAGATTCGCGGCCGGATACTGGACGACAATCTGACAATACCCATAATATCGGCATTGATAATTTTCCTTTCACCTGGTTTTTAAATATTTAGCAGCTCCATAGTATTTGCCACGCCGAGAGCCACACCTTCCACCTCTATTCCGCCCTTGCCTTTTGCACCATCACCTACAATATAGAGTCCCTTTAAAGGAGTAGAGTTGCCAAGGTCAGAACCAGATTCTGCCCTGTTTACAGGCCAGTCATCCCGATAGGTCTGCACCATAAGAACCTCATAATCCTCACCAGGGAACAAATTCTTAATATCCTGGAGTCCCAGGTGTATCTCGGACTGTATGTCATCGGATTTTACAGTCTGGTGGGTCATTACCAGGTGTTTACCAGGAGGTGCCAGGGATGGATCGATATTGGTAACCTCGTTCATACCGTTAATTCGATTCGCATAGGGGGTTAATAACACACCGCTGTGGCCGATTAGAGGCTTATCTGCCCCAATTGATATCTTGATACCGGCAGATGGTTTCAACTTTTGTAAAACTTCTATATATTCCCTGAATTCATCAGTCTGGGGGTGGTCGTAGAGCTCAGTTGTACTTTTGTGACCGATATTACTTATGATCAGATCACCCATTACGGTTTTACCTTTGATCTCTACACCCACGGCCCTGCCGTCAACTGTGAGGATCCTGTCCACCTCACAATTGGTATGAATACGTCCACTGCCAGATAGTATTACACTTTCAAGGGCATCAATTACCGCGCCGCATCCTCCCATCGGCACCCCTGGACCGCCCCAACTGTACATATTCTTGATGATAGCCAGCATCTCCTCAGCCGATACATCTTCACATGACATGCTCAGTGACCAGCCGCAGAATGAATCGGCCATCTTGACCAACCACTCGTCGTTTATGAATGGGTAAAACCATTGCTTGAAATTCTTATTTTTTGGTTTATCGAATTTGGATTTAAAAGTAAGAAAGGTCAGTTTCAGTTTATTCAACCAGGAGAGCGGGTCTGCAAAATCATGGAATTGAATGTCTTTAAATCCACCATTTTCAGGAATCCTGAGAAACGCCATGGGAGATGAAGTGACGATATGCACCTCAGCACCCACTTCTTTTAGCATGGATGCTAAAGGACCGTTGGGGCCGTGTGGGATCATATGCAGGGCTCCTGATGTGAGTTGGAATCCTTTATGTTCCAGGTTTATGAACCGTCCCCCTATCATGGGAAGACGTTCATAAACTTCCACTGTATGACCGGCCTTCACCAAGCGAGCTGCACAAAGCAGTCCTCCAAGACCACCTCCAATTATCAATACTTTTATTGATCATCCCTCCTGATAGCTTTCACAGGGCAGTAGGGGATACATAGATGGCACCGGGTACATGTATCGCCTATCATGGCCTGTCCGCAAACAGAAATGGCATGACTTGGACAAAAAGTGACACACTGACCGCAACCTACACAATTATCTATGATCTTCATGTTATTCAAAACCGGTGTGGAAATAGTTTTTCTACTATATATATAATCTAACTATTTCTCCAAAAACATAATACAGGGATTTCCACATAAATAAATATCTCCCAAATATTCACAAAATTCTACAGAAAATCGAATATTATTGACCTCCATAGGAAACATTTATTAGTGACAAAATATGTGTTACGTATTGGTGATTTCTATAAGCATACTTGAGTTTCAAAGATGAGGTAAAAAACAAGGAACAGTATAGTTCAATCATATTTTATTTAGATAATGAACAAAAAGCAATAGCAGAAAATGTGATCAATATTTTGAAAGAGAAAGGATACAATGTTGTGACAAAATTAAAAGAAGCGGCTACCTTCTGGAAAGCTGAGGATTATCATCAAGATTACTACACTAAAAAAAGAGGGACACCATACTGTCATGTTTATACAAAACGCTTTGATTGATCATTTTTCTCATCATCTGATCAGTGCTCTCCTCAAAGAAGTAATGTCAGAAAATAAAAAAAGAAGGCGAAATATTATATATTAAGCTTATCATAATTATAACTGACAATTTTTGAATTAAAAGTAATAATGGGGAGTTATAATGAGTAACAAGAATCAGAAATATAAATTAACTACTGCTTTTGGGATACCTGTAGCTGACGATCAAAATAGCCTTAGTGCCGGAGAACGAGGTCCGGTTCTGATGCAGGATACTCACCTGCTGGAGAAATTAGCTCACTTTGATCGTGAACGTATCCCTGAACGTGTAGTGCATGCAAAGGGAGCCGGTGCAGGAGGATACTTTGAGGTTACTGCAGATGTCACCAAATACACAAAGGCAAAGTTTCTTTCCGAAATTGGCAAGAGATGCGAGGTATTTGCCCGGTTTTCAACTGTTGGAGGAGAGAAGGGATCAGCAGATGCCGAGCGTGATCCACGGGGATTTGCTTTAAAGTTTTATACAGAGGAAGGCAACTATGATTTAGTCGGGAATAATACACCGGTTTTTTTCATACGTGACCCGTTAAAATTTCCAGATTTCATACACACACAAAAGCGTAACCCTGCCATGAACTGTAAGGATCCGAATATGTTCTGGGATTTCCTTTCACTGACGCCTGAATCAATTCACCAGGTAACCATTCTCTATTCCGATCGTGGCATTCCAGCCTCATTTAGAAACATGAATGGCTATAGCAGTCACACATTTAAGTGGTATAATGAGATGGGTGAATATTTCTGGGTGCAATATCATTTTAAGACTGATCAGGGAATTAAGAATCTTACTCGTCAGGAAGCAGAGATTATTCGCGGAAAGGACCCGGACCACGCTACAAGGGATCTCTATGAGGCTATTGAACGGGGAGATTACCCATCATGGACTCTCCAGATGCAGATAATGACCCCTGAGCAGGCAAAGGATTATCGTTTTGATATCTTTGATATCACTAAAGTCTGGCCCCATGCTGACTTTCCACCGATCGAAGTTGGAAAGCTGGTTTTGAACCGTAATCCTGAAAATTACTTTGCAGAAGTTGAACAGGCTGCATTCGGCCCGGGGAATCTTGTGCCAGGTATTGCCACTTCTCCGGATAAGATGCTCCAGGGTCGTCTTTTCTCGTATCATGATACCCATATCCACAGACTGGGTCCCAACTATCACCTGCTGCCAGTAAATGCACCAAAAAATGCACCTGAGAACAGCTATCAGCGCGATGGATTTATGCGTACCGATCCAAATGGGGACGGTGGTCCGAATTACTGGCCAAACAGTTTTAATGGTCCTGAGCCAGACATTTCTGCAAAAGAACCTCAGATAGAAATCTCAGGAAAAGCAGATCGTTTCCAATATACGCATCCAAACGATGATTTTGTTCAACCTGGCAATCTATATCGTGATGTAATGAGCGATCAGGATCGTGAGAATCTGGCAGGCAATATTATTGGTCATCTTGGAGGAGCGCAAAAGCGTATCCAACTCCGTCAGACGGCTCTGTTCTTCAAGGCAGATCCGGATTATGGTCGTCGGGTGGCTAAGGGACTTAAACTGGATATAAAAGAAGTTGAGAATTTGGCTTATATGTCACACGATGAACGAGCAAAAGCAACATTATAAGTAGATACTTCCTACAAAAATCTAGATATAAAAATATGGGGGCATAAACCGGATGCCCACTTCAGAGTAAATTGTCTACAGGGAGAAATGAGGTTAATTAATGGCAATAATCAACGATTCCACTAAAGAAACTGTAAAGAAAAAGCTGGAAGAAGGACTGGAGGGGAAGATCACACTGGTAATGTTCACCCAGGAGATCGAATGCCAGTTCTGTAGTGAATCCCGGGAACTCGTGAATGAGGTAGCTCAATTATCACCCAAGATCGAAGCTAAAATCTATGATTTCATGAAAGATGAAAAAGAGGCTAAGAAATATGGTGTGAAAAAAATCCCTGCAATTGTAATGCTTGGTGATAAGGATTATGGGATCAGGCACTATGGTACTCCATCAGGTTATGAATTTCCCACATTTGTTGAAGATATGATCAATGTATCAAAAGGCAGGACCGACCTATCTGAGGAAGTAAAAAAAGAATTAGCAGACATAAAGAAGAAAGTGCACATCCAGGTACTTGTGACTCCCACTTGTCCGTATTGTTCAAAAGCTGTTCTGACTGCCCATAAAATTGCAATTGAGAACGACAATATTACGGCTGATATGGTGGAGATCGTGGAATTCCCTGATATTGCTCAAAGATACGGTGCCATGAGTGTACCCAAGATCGTGATCAATGAATTAGCTGATTTCACAGGCGCCCAGCCTCCAGAGAAATTTCTGGAAGAGATACACAAGGCTTTGGCAGCAGCTGATAATCCCATGTACATGTAATCGTACAACATCATTAAAATGCCACATTCTTTTATTCGGTTATCCACTTAGTGATCTGGCTGACATCAGGTATTTTGCCTGCTATTTTCACCTCTCCATCGATCACAACACCCGGGGTCATCATCACTCCATATTCCAGTATCCGATTAATATCTTCTACCTTCTCTATCTGGATATCCAGACCCAGTTCATCCACTGCCTTTTGAACATTTTTTGTGGTTTGTTTGCATTTTGCGCAGCCAGTACCTAATATTTCAATTTTCAAATCCTAACGCCTCTTGCCTATCCAATTACAAATATCATCATATTCAGGAACACTCCCCTCACACATCACCCTGCCGTCAACTACCACAGCAGGAGTAAGGGCCACCTCGTATGTCATTATGGTTTCCACATCTGTTATTGGTATGACCCTGAATTCAGTTCCCACCACAGCCCTCACCACCAGGTTTAATGTATCATTAAACTGCTTACCGCCAATGCCCAATACCCCCACTTTATGTTTTAATCCCTTTCCACAATCAAAACATATTATTTCACGGCCTTCCCGGTTAGTGGTAAATATCTTGAAACACACCGGACATTTCGCCTCATGCAAATTGCTTTTTTTCTTCTTTAAAGCATGATCCACCAGTGCAGCATTAAAGCAGCTGCATCCACCCTTATCATCCATTACTCACACCTCTATCTGAATTGCCTTTTCAGGACATGTGACTTTGCATAACATACAGATCTTACACTCCCCAGGACTGGTAACCACACATTTATTGTCCCGTATCTCCAGACTTCGGCTCTTGCATATTTTCATGCATTCTCCGCATCCAGTACATTTGTTCTCATCTATTATGATATTGATTATGTTATCCCGCCCGTTTTTAGATATAATTAGTCTTAATCTGAATTAAATAAACTGCTGGTTCTCAGACATATACTGACTAGTATCAGCATCACCGGGACCTCGATCAAAACCCCAACCACCGTGGCAAGGGCGGCACCTGAATTGAGACCGAACAGCATAATGGCCACCGCAATGGCCACCTCGAAATGATTGCTGGCGCCGATAAGTGAGGTAGGCGCCGCGTCTTCATACGTCAGCCCGAAATATTTGGATAGACCATAAGCAAGAGCGAATATGAAAAAGACCTGGATTAATAGGGGCACTGCTATCATTCCGATTATCAGGGGTTGTGCTATTATCACGTCACCCTGAAGACTGAATAGCGTTATCAATGTGATCAGGAGTGCAGTGATGGCAATGTTGTGCATGACAGGGGAAAATCTCATTTCAAACCATTGGGCACCTTTTGTTCTTAACAGGTGAGTACGAGAGAAGTAGCCGGACACTAATGGAATTCCCACATACAATCCCACAGATAATGCCAGAGTCTTCCAGGGAACCACTATATCACCGATCCCCAGAAGCCATCGTGCCAGCGGTGCATACAGGATCAACATTGTCAGGCTGTTGATGGCCACCATGACAAGTGTGTGACCTTGGTTTCCCTTTGCCAGATACCCCCATACCAGGACCATGGCAGTACACGGTGCAATTCCCAGAAGTACCATCCCTGCAATATATTGCGACGGCAGATCCAATTCACCCATCAACGTGGTGGTGGTCGTGTCTGGCAAGAACGGGATGAAAACAACCTTCATAAAGAACCAGGCAAAGAAAAGCATGGTGAAGGGTTTGATCCCCCAATTTACCACCAGCGTGATCAGTACCGGTTTTGGCGTTTTGCCGGCTTTGACCACCTGTTTGAAATCAATCTGCACCAT
This window harbors:
- a CDS encoding catalase, which encodes MSNKNQKYKLTTAFGIPVADDQNSLSAGERGPVLMQDTHLLEKLAHFDRERIPERVVHAKGAGAGGYFEVTADVTKYTKAKFLSEIGKRCEVFARFSTVGGEKGSADAERDPRGFALKFYTEEGNYDLVGNNTPVFFIRDPLKFPDFIHTQKRNPAMNCKDPNMFWDFLSLTPESIHQVTILYSDRGIPASFRNMNGYSSHTFKWYNEMGEYFWVQYHFKTDQGIKNLTRQEAEIIRGKDPDHATRDLYEAIERGDYPSWTLQMQIMTPEQAKDYRFDIFDITKVWPHADFPPIEVGKLVLNRNPENYFAEVEQAAFGPGNLVPGIATSPDKMLQGRLFSYHDTHIHRLGPNYHLLPVNAPKNAPENSYQRDGFMRTDPNGDGGPNYWPNSFNGPEPDISAKEPQIEISGKADRFQYTHPNDDFVQPGNLYRDVMSDQDRENLAGNIIGHLGGAQKRIQLRQTALFFKADPDYGRRVAKGLKLDIKEVENLAYMSHDERAKATL
- a CDS encoding TM0996/MTH895 family glutaredoxin-like protein; translated protein: MKIEILGTGCAKCKQTTKNVQKAVDELGLDIQIEKVEDINRILEYGVMMTPGVVIDGEVKIAGKIPDVSQITKWITE
- a CDS encoding NAD(P)/FAD-dependent oxidoreductase, whose product is MKVLIIGGGLGGLLCAARLVKAGHTVEVYERLPMIGGRFINLEHKGFQLTSGALHMIPHGPNGPLASMLKEVGAEVHIVTSSPMAFLRIPENGGFKDIQFHDFADPLSWLNKLKLTFLTFKSKFDKPKNKNFKQWFYPFINDEWLVKMADSFCGWSLSMSCEDVSAEEMLAIIKNMYSWGGPGVPMGGCGAVIDALESVILSGSGRIHTNCEVDRILTVDGRAVGVEIKGKTVMGDLIISNIGHKSTTELYDHPQTDEFREYIEVLQKLKPSAGIKISIGADKPLIGHSGVLLTPYANRINGMNEVTNIDPSLAPPGKHLVMTHQTVKSDDIQSEIHLGLQDIKNLFPGEDYEVLMVQTYRDDWPVNRAESGSDLGNSTPLKGLYIVGDGAKGKGGIEVEGVALGVANTMELLNI
- a CDS encoding 4Fe-4S binding protein, which codes for MKIIDNCVGCGQCVTFCPSHAISVCGQAMIGDTCTRCHLCIPYCPVKAIRRDDQ
- a CDS encoding thioredoxin family protein; protein product: MAIINDSTKETVKKKLEEGLEGKITLVMFTQEIECQFCSESRELVNEVAQLSPKIEAKIYDFMKDEKEAKKYGVKKIPAIVMLGDKDYGIRHYGTPSGYEFPTFVEDMINVSKGRTDLSEEVKKELADIKKKVHIQVLVTPTCPYCSKAVLTAHKIAIENDNITADMVEIVEFPDIAQRYGAMSVPKIVINELADFTGAQPPEKFLEEIHKALAAADNPMYM
- a CDS encoding thioredoxin family protein encodes the protein MDDKGGCSCFNAALVDHALKKKKSNLHEAKCPVCFKIFTTNREGREIICFDCGKGLKHKVGVLGIGGKQFNDTLNLVVRAVVGTEFRVIPITDVETIMTYEVALTPAVVVDGRVMCEGSVPEYDDICNWIGKRR
- a CDS encoding 4Fe-4S binding protein; protein product: MISKNGRDNIINIIIDENKCTGCGECMKICKSRSLEIRDNKCVVTSPGECKICMLCKVTCPEKAIQIEV
- a CDS encoding peptide-methionine (S)-S-oxide reductase, with the protein product MSFKDEVKNKEQYSSIIFYLDNEQKAIAENVINILKEKGYNVVTKLKEAATFWKAEDYHQDYYTKKRGTPYCHVYTKRFD